The Streptomyces avermitilis MA-4680 = NBRC 14893 genome contains a region encoding:
- a CDS encoding ABC transporter ATP-binding protein, whose product MGVEICVEGLTKSFGQQVIWQDVSLTLPAGEVSVMLGPSGTGKSVFLKTLVGLLKPDRGSVKVAGRDVTKLREHELYEVRKLFGVLFQDGALFGSMSLYDNIAFPLREHTRKSESQIRRIVLEKMDMVGLIGSEGKLPGEISGGMRKRAGLARALVLDPEIILFDEPDSGLDPVRVAYLNQLIVDLNAQINATFLIVTHDIASARQVPDNIGLLFRRELVMFGPREELLTSDEPVVRQFLNGRMQGPIGMAEEKDAAQVEQELARLGDTDREPRHVGNDMTPRLMPGPGIARPARWEAIARREAELHRKAVTGA is encoded by the coding sequence ATGGGTGTCGAGATCTGTGTGGAAGGGCTGACCAAGTCCTTCGGTCAGCAGGTCATCTGGCAGGACGTCTCGCTGACGCTGCCCGCCGGGGAGGTCTCGGTCATGCTCGGCCCCTCGGGCACGGGCAAGTCGGTGTTCCTCAAGACGCTCGTCGGACTGCTGAAGCCGGACCGGGGTTCCGTGAAGGTCGCGGGCCGGGACGTCACCAAGCTGCGCGAGCACGAGCTGTACGAGGTGCGGAAGCTGTTCGGGGTGTTGTTCCAGGACGGCGCGCTGTTCGGCTCGATGAGCCTGTACGACAACATCGCTTTCCCGCTGCGGGAGCACACCCGTAAGTCCGAGAGCCAGATCCGGCGCATCGTGCTGGAGAAGATGGACATGGTCGGGCTGATCGGTTCGGAGGGGAAGCTGCCCGGCGAGATCTCCGGTGGGATGCGCAAACGGGCCGGGCTGGCACGAGCGCTGGTCCTCGATCCGGAGATCATCCTGTTCGACGAACCGGACTCGGGCCTCGACCCGGTGCGCGTCGCGTACCTCAACCAGCTCATCGTCGACCTCAACGCGCAGATCAACGCGACGTTCCTGATCGTCACGCACGACATCGCCTCGGCCCGCCAGGTGCCGGACAACATCGGGCTGTTGTTCCGCCGTGAGCTGGTCATGTTCGGGCCCCGTGAGGAGCTGCTGACCAGCGACGAGCCCGTCGTACGGCAGTTCCTGAACGGCCGGATGCAGGGGCCGATCGGGATGGCGGAGGAGAAGGACGCCGCGCAGGTCGAGCAGGAGCTGGCGCGGCTCGGCGACACGGACCGCGAACCCCGCCACGTCGGCAACGACATGACGCCGCGCCTGATGCCGGGCCCCGGCATCGCCCGTCCGGCCCGCTGGGAGGCGATCGCGAGACGCGAGGCCGAACTGCACCGGAAGGCGGTGACCGGCGCATGA
- a CDS encoding MCE family protein, with the protein MRVLRLRLYGVVFLAVLALLLSLSVAVYQQVFTPAVRIKLEADSLGNQLDPRADVKLRGLLVGEVRAVHADGTKATLDIALKPEYVASIPSDAHARLLPKTLFGEKYVDLVAPARSSARPIRAGDVITQDRTRVGIELQQLMNDLLPLLRTVQPGKLNATLSAFATALEGRGDRIGDNLTRVEDYLHRLNPHLPSLTEDFARLADVAEVYGDAAPDLMEILRNTVTTSRTLVEQRDRLASALTTTATAAGTADDFLDANGDRLITLGRVSRPTLDLFARYSPEYPCLFAGLVREEQASEQAFRGGKMHITLEVVRQQGAYEPGEYPRYDDRSGPNCRDLPHPPVPAPGVHLNDGSTKGSASGGPGGVSATRAEQRSVGSLVAPVLGVPADQVPPVATLLFGPMARGTAVSVA; encoded by the coding sequence ATGAGAGTGCTGAGACTGCGGTTGTACGGCGTCGTGTTCCTCGCCGTGCTCGCGCTGCTGCTGTCCCTGTCCGTCGCCGTGTACCAGCAGGTGTTCACCCCGGCCGTACGGATCAAGTTGGAGGCCGACAGCCTCGGCAACCAGCTCGATCCGCGCGCCGACGTCAAGCTGCGCGGGCTGCTGGTCGGCGAGGTGCGCGCGGTGCATGCCGACGGGACGAAGGCGACGCTCGACATCGCGCTCAAGCCGGAGTACGTCGCGTCCATCCCGTCCGACGCGCACGCACGCCTGCTGCCCAAGACGCTGTTCGGCGAGAAGTACGTCGACCTGGTCGCGCCCGCGCGCTCCTCGGCCCGGCCCATCCGCGCCGGCGATGTCATCACCCAGGACCGCACCCGCGTCGGCATCGAGCTCCAGCAGCTGATGAACGACCTGCTGCCGCTGCTGCGGACCGTGCAGCCCGGCAAGCTCAACGCCACGCTCTCCGCGTTCGCCACCGCCCTCGAGGGGCGCGGCGACCGGATCGGCGACAACCTCACGCGCGTGGAGGACTATCTGCACCGCCTCAATCCGCACCTGCCCTCCCTCACCGAGGACTTCGCGCGGCTGGCCGACGTCGCCGAGGTGTACGGCGACGCGGCTCCCGACCTGATGGAGATCCTGCGCAACACCGTCACCACCAGCCGCACCCTGGTCGAGCAGCGGGACCGGCTCGCGTCCGCGCTCACCACGACGGCCACTGCCGCGGGCACCGCGGACGACTTCCTCGACGCGAACGGTGACCGGCTGATCACCCTGGGCCGGGTCTCCCGCCCCACGCTCGACCTCTTCGCCCGCTACTCGCCCGAGTACCCCTGCCTCTTCGCCGGCCTGGTGCGCGAGGAGCAGGCATCCGAGCAGGCGTTCCGGGGCGGCAAGATGCACATCACGCTCGAGGTAGTCCGACAGCAGGGGGCGTACGAACCCGGCGAGTATCCGCGCTACGACGATCGATCGGGGCCCAACTGCCGCGACCTGCCCCATCCGCCGGTGCCCGCGCCCGGGGTCCACCTCAACGACGGTTCGACGAAGGGAAGTGCGTCCGGCGGCCCGGGCGGCGTCTCCGCCACCCGGGCCGAGCAGCGCTCCGTCGGCTCGCTCGTCGCGCCCGTCTTGGGTGTGCCCGCCGACCAGGTGCCGCCGGTCGCGACCCTGCTGTTCGGACCGATGGCGCGCGGGACGGCGGTGAGCGTCGCATGA
- a CDS encoding RNA polymerase sigma factor has translation MATDMPDMPAEIQAAHDRWQRMWSHREQLLKVARRRSMSPEDAEDAVHEAMLRAAERPDLDDERLGAWLTTVTMRLCVDRYRQVNREAEVHRSPTLAAPGPVPVEEAVCDRAEARWLAVRSGELPARQAEALRLKSEDLDVGQVAVRMGLSYRTVESLLARARRTLRSSLAGTLGLALFLWGRGKPRAGGHTQAAVVTSTAATLVVAGFVLPYVHNGDGQGTAPRPSVSRMAQTTTQTVRPDGFGRVAAPNGRALSAASTSHAATPTVPPGDHDRSLLPLSVPPLPDASLSPVPSVPGVSDLPSVPGLSDLPTTSTVPTTRRALPEAPATPPAPADVPTPTVLP, from the coding sequence CGGAGATACAGGCGGCCCACGACCGTTGGCAGCGCATGTGGAGCCACCGCGAGCAACTGCTCAAGGTGGCCCGGCGCAGGTCGATGAGCCCGGAGGACGCCGAGGACGCGGTGCACGAGGCGATGCTGCGCGCCGCGGAGCGCCCCGACTTGGACGACGAGCGCCTCGGCGCCTGGCTGACGACCGTGACCATGCGGCTGTGCGTCGATCGGTACCGCCAGGTCAACCGTGAGGCCGAGGTACACCGCAGCCCCACGCTCGCCGCGCCGGGTCCGGTGCCCGTCGAGGAGGCGGTGTGCGACCGGGCCGAGGCCAGGTGGCTGGCCGTGCGCAGCGGGGAGCTGCCCGCGCGCCAGGCCGAGGCGCTCCGGCTGAAGTCCGAGGACCTCGACGTCGGCCAGGTCGCCGTGCGCATGGGGCTGAGTTATCGCACCGTCGAGTCGCTGCTCGCCCGGGCCCGGCGCACGCTGCGCAGCTCGCTGGCCGGAACGCTGGGCCTCGCCCTGTTCCTGTGGGGGCGCGGCAAACCGCGCGCGGGCGGACACACGCAGGCCGCGGTGGTGACGTCGACGGCCGCGACCCTGGTGGTGGCGGGGTTCGTGTTGCCGTACGTCCACAACGGGGACGGGCAGGGCACAGCTCCCCGTCCCTCCGTGTCCCGCATGGCCCAGACGACCACCCAGACCGTCCGGCCCGACGGCTTCGGCAGGGTGGCCGCCCCGAACGGCCGTGCTCTGTCGGCCGCCTCGACGTCTCACGCAGCGACGCCTACGGTGCCGCCCGGCGATCACGACCGGTCGCTGCTGCCTCTGTCGGTGCCACCGCTGCCGGATGCCTCGCTGTCACCGGTGCCGTCCGTCCCCGGCGTGTCCGACCTGCCGAGCGTGCCCGGCCTCTCCGATCTGCCGACCACGTCCACGGTCCCGACGACGCGTCGGGCCCTCCCGGAGGCTCCCGCCACGCCCCCCGCGCCGGCCGACGTACCGACCCCGACCGTACTGCCGTAG
- a CDS encoding MlaE family ABC transporter permease, which produces MALLNRLEELGSQLSFYGRSLAWTGRTVRRYKKEILRLLAEVSFGRGALAVVGGTVGVIAFLSFFTGTEVGLQGYAALNQLGTSNFVAFLSAYFNTREIAPLVAGLALSATVGAGFTAQLGAMRISEETDALEVMGVPSLPFLVTTRMIAGFVAVIPLYVVGLLSSYFAARTITTGYYGQSAGTYDHYFQQYLPPVDVLWSFGKVLVFAVLIILVHCFYGYYASGGPAGVGVAVGRAVRTSIVAINVLDFFLSLAIWGAGTTVRIAG; this is translated from the coding sequence GTGGCGCTGCTGAATCGTCTGGAGGAACTGGGCAGCCAGTTGTCCTTCTACGGCCGCTCGTTGGCGTGGACGGGCCGCACCGTACGCCGCTACAAGAAGGAGATCCTGCGGCTGCTCGCCGAGGTGAGCTTCGGACGCGGCGCCCTCGCCGTCGTGGGCGGCACGGTCGGCGTCATCGCCTTCCTGTCGTTCTTCACCGGCACGGAGGTGGGCCTCCAGGGCTACGCCGCGCTCAACCAGCTCGGCACCTCGAACTTCGTGGCGTTCCTCTCGGCGTACTTCAACACCCGGGAGATCGCGCCACTGGTGGCGGGGCTCGCGCTGTCCGCGACGGTGGGCGCCGGGTTCACGGCGCAGCTGGGCGCGATGCGGATCAGCGAGGAGACCGACGCCCTCGAAGTCATGGGCGTGCCCTCGCTGCCGTTCCTGGTGACCACCCGGATGATCGCCGGTTTCGTCGCGGTGATCCCGCTGTACGTGGTCGGGCTGCTGTCCTCGTACTTCGCCGCCCGCACCATCACCACCGGCTACTACGGGCAGTCGGCGGGCACCTACGACCACTACTTCCAGCAGTACCTGCCGCCGGTCGACGTGCTGTGGTCCTTCGGGAAGGTGCTCGTCTTCGCCGTCCTGATCATCCTGGTGCACTGCTTCTACGGCTACTACGCGAGCGGCGGCCCGGCGGGCGTCGGCGTCGCCGTGGGCCGCGCCGTACGCACCTCGATCGTCGCGATCAACGTCCTGGACTTCTTCCTGTCGCTCGCGATCTGGGGCGCCGGCACGACCGTCCGGATTGCGGGGTGA
- a CDS encoding MlaE family ABC transporter permease has product MRLSPTGALRHSGSLFAMALDVVRTIPRRPFQAREFIQQAWFVASVTILPTALVSIPFGAVIALQIGSLTRQLGAQSFSGAASVLAVLREASPIVTALLIAGAGGTAICADLGARKIREEIDAMQVLGIDPIHRLVVPRVLASMVVAVLLNGLVSVVGVAGGYFFNVVLQNGTPGAYLASFTTLAQLSDLWAAEAKALVFGAIAAIVASYKGLTAKGGPKGVGDAVNQSVVITFMLLFVTNFVMTAVYFQVVPQRG; this is encoded by the coding sequence ATGAGACTGTCACCCACCGGGGCGCTGAGGCACTCGGGGAGCCTCTTCGCGATGGCGCTGGACGTCGTCCGGACCATCCCCCGACGGCCTTTCCAGGCGCGGGAGTTCATCCAGCAGGCCTGGTTCGTCGCGAGCGTCACCATCCTGCCGACGGCGCTGGTGTCCATCCCCTTCGGCGCGGTCATCGCGCTGCAGATCGGCAGCCTGACCCGGCAGCTCGGCGCCCAGTCCTTCTCCGGGGCCGCCTCGGTCCTCGCGGTGCTGCGGGAGGCCTCGCCGATCGTCACCGCGCTGCTGATCGCGGGCGCCGGCGGCACGGCGATCTGCGCGGATCTCGGGGCGCGGAAGATCCGCGAGGAGATCGACGCGATGCAGGTGCTGGGCATCGACCCCATCCACCGGCTGGTCGTCCCGCGGGTCCTGGCGTCGATGGTGGTGGCGGTGCTGCTCAACGGCCTGGTGTCGGTGGTGGGCGTCGCGGGCGGCTACTTCTTCAACGTCGTCCTGCAGAACGGCACGCCGGGCGCGTATCTCGCCTCCTTCACCACGCTCGCCCAGCTCTCCGACCTGTGGGCGGCGGAGGCCAAGGCGCTGGTGTTCGGGGCGATCGCCGCGATCGTCGCCTCGTACAAGGGACTCACCGCGAAGGGCGGCCCGAAGGGCGTGGGCGACGCGGTGAACCAGTCGGTGGTGATCACCTTCATGTTGCTGTTCGTGACGAACTTCGTGATGACCGCCGTGTACTTCCAAGTCGTTCCGCAGAGGGGCTGA